Part of the Candidatus Binatia bacterium genome, GGAATCGCGAGGAGCCCCGTGGCAGTCGAGGAAGGCAGGAAGGCGCCGGCGTTCACGCTCACGGACGACGCGGGCGGCAAGGTCTCGCTCGGCGACTTCGCCGGCAAGGACCTGGTCCTCTACTTCTACCCGAAGGACGACACGCCCGGCTGCACGAAGGAGGCCTGCGGCTTCCGTGACGCTTGGAAGGCGCTCCAGAAGCGCGGCGTCGCGGTGGTCGGCGTCTCGCCCGACTCGGGCGCGTCGCACCAGAAGTTCGCGGCGAAGTACAAGCTGCCCTTCCCGCTGCTCTCGGACCCCGACAAGAAGGCGATGGCCGCCTACGGCGCCTGGGGCGAGAAGGTGCTCTACGGCAAGAAGACCACGGGCGTGATCCGCTCGACGGTCTGGATCGGGCCCGACGGCAAGGTGAAGAAGCACTGGAAGC contains:
- a CDS encoding peroxiredoxin is translated as MAVEEGRKAPAFTLTDDAGGKVSLGDFAGKDLVLYFYPKDDTPGCTKEACGFRDAWKALQKRGVAVVGVSPDSGASHQKFAAKYKLPFPLLSDPDKKAMAAYGAWGEKVLYGKKTTGVIRSTVWIGPDGKVKKHWKRVPKAEAHPEQVLAALEGEAKPGRTASGARAKGTRKG